A single region of the Cereibacter sphaeroides 2.4.1 genome encodes:
- the hflC gene encoding protease modulator HflC gives MNRSSLILPILAILVAVGFSSIFIVDEREKALVLQFGQVKAVKEEPGIGFKIPLIQEVVRYDGRILGLPTQPLEVTPLDDRRLVVDAFARWRIVDLVEFREAVGAGGIEAAQTRLQRIMSPAIREVLGGVPSIRVLSEDRTVLMNQIRDLARRQALALGVDVIDVRLTRTDLPEQNLSATYGRMRAEREREAADEIARGNEAAQRVRAAADRTVVEVTSEARRQAEVIRGEADAQRNSVYAEAFGRDPEFFAFTRSLTSYERALQGGGSSIVMQPDSEFFQYLRSDRAPEGTPRPAAPAAASPETGDATAPAGEQTGQAEETPAAPPAGQDAATPAPAVQ, from the coding sequence ATGAACCGCAGCTCTCTCATCCTGCCCATCCTCGCCATTCTGGTTGCCGTGGGCTTCTCGTCGATCTTCATCGTGGACGAGCGCGAGAAGGCGCTGGTGCTGCAGTTCGGTCAGGTGAAGGCGGTCAAGGAAGAACCGGGCATCGGCTTCAAGATCCCCCTCATCCAGGAGGTCGTGCGCTACGACGGGCGCATCCTTGGCCTGCCCACGCAGCCGCTCGAGGTGACCCCGCTCGACGACCGGCGCCTCGTGGTCGATGCCTTCGCCCGCTGGCGCATCGTGGATCTCGTCGAATTCCGCGAGGCCGTGGGTGCGGGCGGCATCGAGGCGGCGCAGACCCGGCTCCAGCGCATCATGAGCCCGGCCATTCGCGAAGTGCTGGGTGGCGTGCCCTCGATCCGCGTCCTCTCCGAGGACCGGACGGTGCTCATGAACCAGATCCGCGATCTGGCCCGCCGTCAGGCGCTGGCCTTGGGTGTGGACGTGATCGACGTGCGTCTCACCCGCACCGACCTGCCCGAGCAGAACCTGTCGGCCACCTACGGCCGGATGCGGGCCGAGCGCGAGCGTGAGGCGGCCGACGAGATCGCCCGCGGCAACGAGGCGGCGCAGCGCGTGCGCGCGGCCGCGGACCGGACCGTGGTCGAGGTGACGTCCGAGGCGCGCCGTCAGGCCGAGGTGATCCGCGGCGAGGCCGACGCTCAGCGGAACTCGGTCTATGCGGAGGCCTTCGGCCGCGATCCCGAGTTCTTCGCCTTCACCCGCTCGCTCACCTCCTACGAGCGCGCGCTGCAGGGCGGCGGCTCCTCCATCGTCATGCAGCCCGACAGCGAGTTCTTCCAGTATCTGCGCAGCGACCGCGCGCCGGAAGGCACGCCGCGCCCCGCAGCGCCGGCGGCGGCGTCCCCCGAAACGGGTGACGCGACCGCTCCTGCGGGCGAGCAGACGGGCCAGGCCGAAGAGACACCGGCGGCTCCGCCCGCCGGTCAGGATGCCGCCACGCCCGCACCGGCCGTCCAGTGA
- a CDS encoding DUF2842 domain-containing protein — MALSYKTRRRLSLLVLVVGMPLYIVAAVTLVGLFDRPTFWLELVIYVALGIVWILPLKPIFIGVGQPDPDAKPQDEQKPD, encoded by the coding sequence ATGGCCCTGAGCTACAAGACACGCCGCCGCCTGTCGCTGCTGGTCCTCGTGGTGGGGATGCCGCTCTATATCGTGGCGGCGGTGACGCTGGTGGGCCTCTTCGACCGGCCGACGTTCTGGCTGGAGCTGGTGATCTATGTGGCCCTCGGCATCGTCTGGATCCTGCCCCTGAAGCCGATCTTCATCGGCGTGGGGCAGCCGGACCCAGATGCCAAGCCGCAGGACGAGCAGAAGCCGGACTGA
- a CDS encoding DMT family transporter: MTASSDRILPGVALMIAFCVLAPLLDVCAKLASATIPVGQITGARFLVQAALMLPVVALMGTGWRMSRRMAGLVALRAIFLILSTYSFVAAVTVMPIADALAIAFVEPFILLILGRILFGDEVGPRRIAASIVGFGGALLVIQPSLVAFGLVALWPLGTAVFFAFYMLVTRQMSRGMHPVSMQFHTALAGVLLLVPVMAWGHAAGVPSLTLVRPDGMGWALLFGVGFWAAASHMCMTYALKFAPSATLAPLHYCEIVAAVGLGYLVFGDFPNLLTWAGIGTIAASGLYIIHRERLSARVLPTPAPAP; the protein is encoded by the coding sequence ATGACAGCCTCCTCTGACCGCATCCTGCCCGGCGTCGCGCTGATGATCGCCTTCTGCGTCCTCGCGCCGCTGCTCGACGTCTGCGCGAAGCTCGCCTCCGCCACGATCCCCGTGGGCCAGATCACCGGCGCGCGCTTCCTCGTGCAGGCGGCACTGATGCTGCCGGTGGTGGCGCTGATGGGCACGGGCTGGCGGATGAGCCGCCGCATGGCCGGGCTCGTGGCGCTGCGGGCGATTTTTCTGATCCTGTCGACCTACAGTTTCGTCGCGGCCGTCACGGTGATGCCCATCGCCGACGCGCTGGCCATCGCCTTCGTCGAGCCCTTCATCCTGCTCATTCTGGGCCGGATCCTCTTCGGCGACGAGGTGGGCCCCCGCCGGATCGCGGCGAGCATCGTGGGCTTCGGCGGCGCGCTTCTGGTGATCCAGCCCTCGCTCGTGGCCTTCGGCCTCGTGGCGCTCTGGCCGCTCGGGACGGCGGTCTTCTTCGCCTTCTACATGCTGGTTACGCGGCAGATGTCGCGGGGGATGCATCCGGTGAGCATGCAGTTCCACACCGCGCTGGCGGGCGTCCTCCTGCTCGTGCCGGTCATGGCCTGGGGCCATGCGGCAGGCGTGCCCTCCCTCACCCTCGTCCGCCCCGACGGCATGGGCTGGGCGCTTCTCTTCGGCGTGGGCTTCTGGGCCGCGGCCAGCCACATGTGCATGACCTATGCGCTGAAATTCGCCCCGTCGGCCACGCTCGCGCCGCTCCACTATTGCGAGATCGTGGCCGCGGTGGGGCTCGGCTACCTCGTGTTCGGCGATTTCCCGAACTTGCTCACCTGGGCAGGCATCGGCACCATCGCGGCCTCGGGCCTCTACATCATTCACCGCGAGCGGCTGTCCGCCCGCGTCCTGCCCACCCCGGCACCAGCCCCCTGA
- the gor gene encoding glutathione-disulfide reductase, giving the protein MAFDYDLFVIGGGSGGVRAARIAASEGGATVALAEESRMGGTCVIRGCVPKKLMVFASGYPDAVEDARAYGWDASIGGFDWPAFRGKLDRELDRLEAAYRSGLTSAGVEIFDERATVADAHTVALASGRKVTAKHILIATGGRPFVPDFPGCELAMSSDDVFQLESLPTSILVVGGGYIASEFACILHGLGVEVCQFYRGAQILRGFDDEARGHVASAMIDRGIHIKCGTDVIRLEKTERGVRAVTTDGSDQEFGAVLYATGRRPNTRGLGLEALGIELGRHGQIPVDGWSQTSVPSIYAVGDVTDRINLTPVAIREGHAFADTVFKGEPRQADHELVASAVFTQPELGSVGLSEEAAREQEPIEVYAAAFRPMQSLFAGRPDRVLMKLIVSQASRKVLGCHIVAPNAGEMIQLAAIAVKMGATKEDFDRTVAVHPTMAEELVTLRKPIRTA; this is encoded by the coding sequence GTGGCCTTCGACTATGACCTGTTCGTCATCGGCGGCGGCTCGGGCGGTGTGCGCGCCGCCCGGATCGCGGCTTCGGAAGGCGGCGCGACTGTCGCGCTGGCCGAGGAGAGCCGCATGGGCGGCACCTGCGTCATCCGCGGCTGCGTGCCCAAGAAGCTGATGGTCTTCGCCTCGGGCTATCCGGATGCGGTCGAGGATGCGCGCGCCTACGGATGGGACGCCTCGATCGGCGGCTTCGACTGGCCCGCCTTCCGGGGCAAGCTGGATCGCGAGCTCGACAGGCTCGAGGCCGCCTACCGCTCGGGCCTGACCTCGGCCGGGGTCGAGATCTTCGACGAGCGCGCGACGGTGGCCGATGCCCATACGGTCGCGCTGGCCTCGGGGCGCAAGGTCACGGCCAAGCACATCCTGATCGCGACCGGCGGGCGCCCCTTCGTGCCGGACTTCCCGGGCTGCGAGCTGGCGATGAGTTCGGACGACGTGTTCCAGCTCGAGAGCCTGCCCACCTCGATCCTCGTGGTGGGCGGCGGCTACATCGCCAGCGAATTCGCCTGCATCCTGCACGGGCTCGGGGTCGAGGTCTGCCAGTTCTACCGCGGCGCGCAGATCCTGCGCGGCTTCGACGACGAGGCGCGCGGCCATGTCGCCTCGGCCATGATCGACCGTGGCATCCATATCAAATGCGGCACCGACGTGATCCGGCTCGAGAAGACCGAGCGTGGAGTGCGCGCCGTGACCACCGACGGGTCGGATCAGGAGTTCGGCGCGGTCCTCTATGCCACCGGACGGCGGCCCAACACGCGCGGGCTCGGGCTCGAGGCGCTGGGCATCGAGCTCGGCCGCCACGGCCAGATCCCGGTCGACGGCTGGAGCCAGACCTCGGTGCCCTCGATCTATGCGGTGGGGGATGTGACCGACCGGATCAACCTGACGCCGGTCGCGATCCGCGAGGGCCACGCCTTCGCCGACACGGTCTTCAAGGGCGAGCCGCGGCAGGCCGACCACGAGCTCGTAGCCTCGGCGGTCTTCACCCAGCCGGAACTCGGCTCGGTGGGGCTGAGCGAAGAGGCCGCGCGCGAGCAGGAGCCCATCGAGGTCTATGCCGCGGCCTTCCGGCCGATGCAGTCGCTCTTTGCCGGCCGGCCCGACCGCGTGCTCATGAAACTGATCGTCAGCCAGGCGAGCCGGAAGGTGCTCGGCTGCCACATCGTCGCCCCGAATGCGGGCGAGATGATCCAGCTCGCCGCCATCGCCGTGAAGATGGGGGCGACGAAGGAAGACTTCGATCGGACCGTGGCGGTTCATCCGACCATGGCCGAGGAACTCGTGACCCTGCGCAAACCCATCCGCACGGCTTGA
- a CDS encoding thiamine diphosphokinase, with the protein MTEPIVESTEGVTLVAGGPVTRRDLALALARAPHLVAADGGGDTALRLGHMPRAVIGDMDSLSSEGRATLAGRVHHLAEQESTDFDKCLRNIRAPFVLALGVAGARIDHGLAVMNGLVQRPDVTCLLVGPEDVVFHAPPELRLRMREGERFSLFPMAPLRGTSRGLRWPIDEIPFAPGGRIGTSNIVSSPEVRLAFDRPGMLVILPRARLDAALRGLVPGWAGRGRTAARGE; encoded by the coding sequence ATGACCGAGCCTATTGTGGAATCGACGGAGGGCGTCACGCTGGTGGCGGGCGGACCGGTCACGCGCCGGGATCTGGCGCTGGCTCTCGCACGGGCGCCGCATCTGGTGGCGGCGGACGGAGGCGGCGACACGGCGCTCCGCCTCGGGCACATGCCGCGCGCGGTGATCGGCGACATGGATTCGCTCTCGTCCGAGGGGCGCGCGACCCTTGCGGGGCGCGTGCATCATCTGGCCGAGCAGGAGTCCACCGACTTCGACAAGTGCCTGCGCAACATCCGCGCGCCCTTCGTGCTGGCGCTGGGGGTGGCGGGGGCGCGCATCGATCACGGGCTGGCGGTGATGAACGGGCTCGTGCAGCGCCCCGATGTCACCTGTCTGCTCGTCGGCCCCGAGGATGTGGTCTTTCACGCGCCGCCCGAGCTTCGGCTGCGGATGCGCGAAGGCGAGCGGTTCTCGCTCTTTCCGATGGCGCCCCTTCGGGGCACGAGCCGGGGCCTGCGCTGGCCCATCGACGAGATCCCCTTCGCGCCCGGCGGGCGGATCGGCACCTCGAACATCGTCTCCTCGCCCGAGGTGCGGCTGGCCTTCGACAGGCCGGGGATGCTGGTGATCCTGCCGCGCGCGCGGCTCGATGCGGCCCTCAGGGGGCTGGTGCCGGGGTGGGCAGGACGCGGGCGGACAGCCGCTCGCGGTGAATGA
- a CDS encoding 2Fe-2S iron-sulfur cluster-binding protein translates to MAKITYVEFNGTEHVIDVAAGLTVMEGARDNGVPGIEADCGGACACSTCHVYVDPAWTDKLPKKEAMEEDMLDFAWQPDPARSRLTCQIKVSDALDGLKVFIPEKQI, encoded by the coding sequence ATGGCGAAAATCACCTATGTCGAATTCAACGGAACCGAGCATGTGATCGACGTGGCCGCCGGCCTGACCGTGATGGAAGGCGCGCGCGACAATGGTGTGCCGGGGATCGAGGCCGACTGCGGCGGCGCCTGCGCCTGCTCGACCTGCCACGTCTATGTCGATCCCGCATGGACGGACAAGCTGCCGAAGAAGGAGGCGATGGAAGAGGACATGCTCGACTTCGCCTGGCAGCCGGATCCCGCGCGCTCGCGCCTGACCTGCCAGATCAAGGTCTCCGACGCGCTCGACGGGCTGAAGGTCTTCATCCCCGAAAAGCAGATCTGA
- the rpiA gene encoding ribose-5-phosphate isomerase RpiA — MPAELSPIDTAKFAAARRAVDLVQDGMKLGLGTGSTAAWMVRCLAERVREEGLRVQGVPTSTRTAELARALGIQVVTLDEAKWLDLTIDGADEFDADFNLIKGGGAALLQEKIVATASDRMVVIADAAKEVAHLGAFPLPVEVIPFGWQSTKMLIEETLEGMDVLGREVTLRLSGDAPLLTDEKNYILDLHLKRIGEPRPLALALNQIAGVVENGLFIDICDTVVVGHGDGRVSLRDLQSGQAEEGSIDMDRARNIFADLGD; from the coding sequence ATGCCTGCAGAACTATCCCCGATCGACACCGCCAAATTCGCCGCCGCACGCCGCGCGGTGGATCTCGTGCAGGACGGCATGAAGCTGGGCCTCGGCACCGGCTCGACCGCCGCCTGGATGGTGCGCTGCCTGGCCGAGCGCGTGCGCGAGGAGGGGCTGCGGGTTCAGGGCGTCCCGACCTCGACCCGCACGGCCGAGCTCGCCCGCGCTCTGGGCATCCAGGTGGTGACGCTGGACGAGGCGAAGTGGCTCGACCTGACCATCGACGGGGCGGACGAATTCGACGCCGACTTCAATCTCATCAAGGGCGGAGGGGCCGCTCTGCTGCAGGAGAAGATCGTGGCGACCGCCTCGGACCGGATGGTGGTGATCGCCGATGCCGCCAAGGAAGTGGCGCATCTGGGCGCCTTTCCGCTGCCGGTCGAGGTCATCCCCTTCGGCTGGCAGAGCACGAAGATGCTGATCGAGGAAACGCTCGAGGGCATGGATGTGCTGGGCCGCGAGGTGACGCTGCGCCTCTCCGGCGATGCGCCGCTTCTGACCGACGAGAAGAACTACATCCTCGATCTGCATCTCAAGCGCATCGGCGAGCCGCGTCCGCTCGCGCTGGCGCTGAACCAGATCGCGGGCGTCGTGGAAAACGGCCTCTTCATCGACATCTGCGATACGGTCGTGGTCGGCCATGGCGACGGGCGGGTGAGCCTGCGCGACCTGCAGTCGGGGCAGGCCGAGGAAGGATCCATCGACATGGACCGCGCCCGCAACATCTTCGCCGATCTGGGAGACTGA
- the hflK gene encoding FtsH protease activity modulator HflK translates to MSNGGPWGGGGGDRGDRDGRDGRGGRRPGGGEGSQMPEIDEIVKKGQEQLRVLMGGRSRPNGGRGGGGGNGGNPIGPLFTRQGLALGALAAVGVWAFMSFYTVRPEERSVELFLGEFSAIGNPGLNFAPWPFVTAEVVQVTGERTTDIGTGRGGDTDSGLMLTRDQNIVDIEFQVVWNISDPAQFLFNLADPADTIRAVSESAMRDIIARSELSPILNRDRGIIASDLLAAVQTTLDSYQAGINVVRVNFDKADPPQEVIDSFREVQAAQQERDRLEKEADAYANRVTAAARGEAARLTEQAEGYRAEVVNNAEGEASRFNSVYEEYVKAPDVTRRRMYLETMEKVLGSMDKVILDGVQGEGGSGVVPYLPLNELGRNTGGARAGSTATGEAN, encoded by the coding sequence ATGTCCAACGGAGGACCTTGGGGCGGAGGCGGTGGAGATCGCGGCGACAGGGACGGGCGTGACGGCCGCGGCGGGCGGCGTCCCGGCGGCGGTGAAGGGTCCCAGATGCCCGAGATCGACGAGATCGTGAAGAAGGGGCAGGAGCAGCTGCGCGTGCTGATGGGCGGCCGGAGCCGTCCGAACGGCGGGCGGGGCGGCGGAGGCGGGAACGGCGGCAATCCGATCGGCCCGCTCTTCACCCGGCAGGGCCTTGCGCTCGGCGCGCTGGCGGCCGTGGGCGTCTGGGCCTTCATGTCCTTCTACACGGTGCGGCCCGAGGAACGCTCGGTCGAGCTGTTCCTGGGCGAGTTCAGCGCCATCGGCAATCCGGGCCTCAACTTCGCGCCCTGGCCGTTCGTCACGGCCGAGGTGGTGCAGGTGACGGGCGAACGCACGACCGACATCGGCACCGGCCGCGGCGGCGATACCGACAGCGGCCTCATGCTCACGCGCGACCAGAACATCGTGGACATCGAGTTCCAGGTGGTCTGGAACATCTCGGATCCCGCGCAATTCCTGTTCAACCTCGCCGATCCGGCCGACACGATCCGCGCGGTCTCGGAATCCGCGATGCGTGACATCATCGCCCGGTCCGAGCTCTCGCCGATCCTCAACCGCGACCGCGGCATCATCGCCTCGGACCTGCTGGCGGCGGTGCAGACCACGCTCGACAGCTATCAGGCCGGCATCAATGTCGTCCGCGTCAACTTCGACAAGGCCGACCCGCCGCAGGAGGTCATCGACAGCTTCCGCGAAGTGCAGGCCGCCCAGCAGGAGCGCGACCGGCTCGAGAAGGAAGCCGATGCCTATGCCAACCGCGTGACCGCGGCCGCCCGCGGGGAAGCCGCGCGGCTGACGGAACAGGCCGAGGGCTACCGCGCCGAGGTCGTGAACAATGCCGAGGGTGAGGCTTCGCGCTTCAACTCGGTCTACGAGGAATATGTGAAGGCGCCTGACGTCACCCGCCGCCGGATGTATCTCGAAACCATGGAGAAGGTGCTCGGCTCGATGGACAAGGTGATCCTCGACGGCGTTCAGGGCGAAGGCGGCTCGGGCGTCGTGCCCTACCTGCCGCTGAACGAGCTCGGCCGCAACACGGGCGGCGCCCGCGCAGGCTCGACCGCGACCGGGGAGGCCAACTGA
- a CDS encoding L-serine ammonia-lyase — MFLSVFDIFKVGVGPSSSHTMGPMVAAGRFLDRLRASPFHAHGLRASLHGSLAFTGVGHATDRATILGLAGFEPGSYDAERAEEVLAAIRATGRIEAPGLGPLQFDPEKDLVFDYGHALPGHANGMRIQATDAQGDVLLSEVYYSVGGGFVLTEAELAESKSDRPAAGPAVPFPFESAHQMLGMAEASGLSIAAMKRANELAVRSAPELDRGLKRIWQVMNDCIERGMETGGTLPGGLHVRRRAKGIREALLAERGLNMTAPHTINDWMSLYAMAVNEENAAGGQVVTAPTNGAAGVVPAVIRYWLDHVPGASPAKLGDFLLTAAAIGGLVKHNASISGAECGCQAEVGSAAAMGAAGLAAVLGGTPAQVENAAEIALEHHLGMTCDPVRGLVQVPCIERNGLGAIKAVSAASLALRGDGEHLVSLDVCIETMRQTGRDMNDKYKETSLGGLAVNVPNC; from the coding sequence ATGTTCCTGTCCGTCTTCGACATCTTCAAGGTGGGCGTCGGCCCCTCCTCGTCGCACACGATGGGACCGATGGTGGCCGCGGGCCGCTTCCTCGACCGGCTCCGGGCAAGCCCGTTCCATGCGCACGGGCTGCGGGCCTCGCTGCACGGCAGCCTCGCCTTCACCGGCGTGGGCCATGCGACCGACCGGGCGACGATCCTGGGCCTCGCGGGGTTCGAGCCCGGCAGCTACGATGCGGAGCGCGCCGAGGAGGTGCTGGCCGCGATCCGCGCCACCGGCCGGATCGAGGCGCCGGGCCTCGGGCCGCTCCAGTTCGACCCCGAGAAGGATCTGGTCTTCGACTACGGTCATGCCCTGCCGGGCCATGCCAACGGGATGCGCATTCAGGCGACCGACGCACAGGGCGACGTGCTGCTGTCGGAGGTCTATTATTCCGTGGGCGGTGGCTTCGTCCTGACCGAGGCAGAGCTTGCGGAATCGAAATCCGACCGCCCCGCCGCCGGTCCCGCCGTCCCCTTCCCCTTCGAGAGTGCGCACCAGATGCTCGGGATGGCCGAGGCCTCGGGCCTGTCCATCGCGGCGATGAAGCGCGCCAACGAACTCGCGGTCCGCAGCGCGCCCGAGCTCGACCGCGGGCTGAAGCGGATCTGGCAGGTGATGAACGACTGCATCGAGCGCGGCATGGAGACCGGCGGCACGCTGCCGGGCGGCCTGCATGTCCGCCGCCGCGCCAAGGGCATCCGCGAGGCGCTGCTGGCCGAACGCGGGCTGAACATGACCGCGCCGCACACGATCAACGACTGGATGAGCCTCTATGCCATGGCGGTGAACGAGGAGAATGCCGCCGGCGGTCAGGTGGTCACAGCCCCGACCAACGGCGCGGCGGGCGTGGTGCCCGCCGTCATCCGCTACTGGCTCGATCATGTTCCGGGGGCGAGCCCCGCGAAGCTCGGGGATTTCCTCCTGACGGCCGCGGCCATCGGCGGGCTCGTCAAGCACAATGCCTCGATCTCGGGGGCCGAATGCGGCTGTCAGGCCGAGGTGGGCTCGGCGGCGGCGATGGGCGCGGCGGGGCTTGCGGCGGTGCTCGGCGGCACGCCCGCTCAGGTCGAGAATGCGGCCGAGATCGCGCTGGAGCATCACCTCGGCATGACCTGCGACCCCGTGCGCGGCCTCGTGCAGGTGCCCTGCATCGAGCGCAACGGGCTCGGCGCGATCAAGGCCGTGTCGGCGGCGAGCCTCGCGCTCCGCGGCGACGGCGAGCATCTGGTGAGCCTCGACGTCTGTATCGAGACGATGCGCCAGACCGGCCGCGACATGAACGACAAATACAAGGAGACCTCGCTCGGCGGCCTCGCGGTGAATGTCCCGAACTGCTGA
- a CDS encoding peptidoglycan-binding protein: MIRRPALLALLLLTACGGPVMPEPPRPPDLTIGIRTEKPAPEAGICWAGEEGRWFEAPCPDLMTPERIATLQRALEARGLYAGEITEELDTRTRNGIRKLQAPLGLDSDRLSLAAARALGLVPIELSLPEEEEPESPLPDAADPADETES; this comes from the coding sequence ATGATCCGCCGTCCCGCCCTTCTCGCGCTGCTGCTGCTGACCGCCTGCGGGGGTCCCGTCATGCCCGAGCCGCCGCGGCCGCCCGACCTCACAATCGGGATCCGCACGGAAAAGCCCGCGCCCGAGGCCGGCATCTGCTGGGCCGGCGAGGAGGGCCGCTGGTTCGAAGCACCCTGCCCGGACCTCATGACGCCCGAGCGGATCGCCACGCTCCAGCGCGCGCTCGAGGCGCGGGGCCTCTATGCAGGAGAGATCACGGAAGAACTCGATACGCGCACCCGCAACGGCATCCGCAAGCTGCAGGCCCCGCTCGGGCTCGACAGCGACCGGCTGTCCCTCGCCGCCGCCCGCGCCCTGGGTCTGGTGCCGATCGAGCTTTCCCTTCCCGAGGAGGAGGAGCCGGAGAGCCCCCTCCCCGACGCCGCGGATCCAGCCGACGAGACCGAGAGCTGA
- a CDS encoding OB-fold nucleic acid binding domain-containing protein translates to MFTSSDLTANWLTMTPEPGSWPRPPKAIPAGRLNEPPSGARVAVAGLVLVRQRPGTAKGVIFLTLEDETGVVNVVVWAKIYEQFRRAVIAGRLLRVTGRLQREAGVVHVVAETIEDISHLLDRLLAEHFHPDGARAGDQP, encoded by the coding sequence ATGTTCACATCATCGGATCTCACCGCCAACTGGCTCACCATGACCCCGGAACCGGGCAGCTGGCCCCGTCCGCCCAAGGCCATTCCCGCCGGACGGCTGAACGAGCCGCCCTCGGGGGCACGGGTGGCGGTGGCGGGCCTCGTGCTGGTGCGCCAGCGGCCCGGCACGGCCAAGGGCGTGATCTTCCTCACGCTCGAGGACGAGACCGGCGTGGTCAATGTCGTGGTCTGGGCCAAGATCTACGAGCAGTTCCGCCGCGCCGTGATCGCCGGGCGGCTTCTGCGGGTGACGGGGCGGCTCCAGCGGGAAGCAGGCGTGGTGCATGTGGTGGCCGAGACCATCGAGGATATTTCCCATCTGCTCGACCGGCTCCTTGCAGAGCATTTCCACCCCGATGGCGCCCGGGCGGGAGATCAGCCCTGA
- a CDS encoding DegQ family serine endoprotease, producing MQSHAITIARRIHPVPASVSRLFLALMLGLALALAQAVAVKAQNAPASFAGLAEKISPAVVNITTSTVVAAPTQNSPLVPEGSPFEDFFRDFMDPQNRGEGPRRSEALGSGFVISEDGYIVTNNHVIEGADDIQIEFFSGKKLEAKLVGTDPKTDIALLKVDGNQPLPFVSFGNSDLARVGDWVVAMGNPLGQGFSVSAGIVSARNRALSGTYDDYIQTDAAINRGNSGGPLFNMDGQVIGVNTAILSPNGGSIGIGFSMASNVVVKVVQQLREFGETRRGWLGVRIQDVTPDVAEAMGLTEAKGALVTDVPEGPAKEAGMQSGDVIVTFDSAPVADTRDLVRRVADAPIGEAVRVIVMREGKTRTLSVTLGRREEAENEGPEAPGATEPTEPSTADLLGLTVAPLTAEQAGELGLPGGTEGLAVTDVDPASEAYSKGLREGDVITEAGQQKVVSIKDLQDRVTEAREAGRKSLLLLIRRGGDPRFVALTVSE from the coding sequence GTGCAGTCTCACGCCATTACCATCGCCCGCCGCATCCACCCGGTGCCCGCGTCGGTCTCGCGTCTCTTCCTCGCGCTGATGCTCGGGCTCGCCCTGGCGCTGGCGCAGGCCGTGGCGGTCAAGGCGCAGAACGCTCCCGCAAGTTTCGCAGGCCTCGCCGAGAAGATCAGCCCGGCCGTCGTGAACATCACGACCTCGACCGTCGTGGCGGCACCCACGCAGAATTCGCCCCTCGTGCCCGAAGGCTCGCCCTTCGAGGATTTCTTCCGTGACTTCATGGACCCGCAGAACCGCGGCGAGGGCCCGCGCCGCTCCGAGGCGCTGGGTTCGGGCTTCGTGATCTCGGAAGACGGCTACATCGTCACCAACAATCATGTCATCGAAGGGGCCGACGACATCCAGATCGAGTTCTTCTCGGGCAAGAAGCTCGAGGCGAAGCTCGTCGGCACCGATCCGAAGACCGACATCGCGCTGCTGAAGGTCGATGGGAACCAGCCGCTGCCCTTCGTGAGCTTCGGCAACTCCGACCTCGCCCGCGTTGGCGACTGGGTCGTGGCGATGGGCAACCCGCTGGGGCAGGGCTTCTCGGTCTCGGCCGGCATCGTGTCGGCGCGCAACCGGGCCCTCTCCGGCACCTACGACGATTACATCCAGACCGACGCCGCCATCAACCGCGGCAATTCGGGCGGTCCGCTGTTCAACATGGACGGGCAGGTGATCGGCGTGAACACGGCGATCCTGTCGCCGAACGGCGGCTCGATCGGCATCGGCTTCTCGATGGCCTCGAACGTGGTGGTGAAGGTCGTGCAGCAGCTGCGCGAGTTCGGCGAGACCCGCCGCGGCTGGCTCGGCGTGCGGATCCAGGACGTGACCCCCGACGTGGCCGAGGCGATGGGCCTCACCGAGGCCAAAGGCGCCCTCGTGACCGACGTGCCGGAAGGCCCCGCGAAAGAGGCCGGCATGCAGTCTGGCGACGTGATCGTGACCTTCGATAGCGCGCCCGTGGCGGACACCCGCGATCTGGTGCGCCGGGTGGCCGATGCGCCCATTGGCGAGGCGGTGCGTGTCATCGTGATGCGCGAAGGCAAGACCCGGACCCTGTCGGTGACGCTCGGGCGTCGCGAGGAAGCCGAGAACGAAGGCCCCGAGGCACCCGGCGCGACCGAGCCGACGGAACCGTCGACGGCCGATCTTCTGGGCCTGACCGTGGCGCCGCTCACGGCCGAGCAGGCCGGAGAGCTGGGCCTGCCCGGCGGCACCGAGGGGCTTGCCGTGACGGATGTCGATCCGGCCTCCGAGGCCTATTCCAAGGGCTTGCGCGAGGGAGACGTGATCACCGAGGCCGGCCAGCAGAAAGTGGTCTCGATCAAGGATCTGCAGGACCGTGTGACCGAGGCGCGGGAGGCGGGGCGGAAATCGCTGCTCCTGCTGATCCGCCGCGGCGGCGATCCGCGTTTCGTGGCCCTGACGGTCAGCGAGTAG